One Helianthus annuus cultivar XRQ/B chromosome 7, HanXRQr2.0-SUNRISE, whole genome shotgun sequence genomic region harbors:
- the LOC110868657 gene encoding zinc finger CCCH domain-containing protein 41, whose product MELEASTQEPANSPSISESNPDEKEISDDDDDDRNHKHRRRDDARSQSQEREAVEQVYTKPYRRGNKPFENGHTYRESGSQSNHMDFKFDKRRPSDLNSRIRGRGRGRDPGIWNQRDIASQMGPGLFGGRGLSTVSNAYGTSWGAFGLVPGLPNGGMDPLHPLGLQGAYRSINPSMNMGLGLKRQRCRDFEEQGFCLRGDMCPMEHGVNRIVVEDVQSLSQFNLPVSLQNANIPGAPGGSVNSVKPSHGKTNIRGAGPNAGLKDTYIDPAGGVGADFYDPDQPLWGNDSQSSPALQPINQSKGSSVDHRVGPLDVSDEHVAKSGGTAIGRVNSIKKKTELRENMVSKANSSTEKRNDANSSLKTQTGSGKNVPKHSQKAQCTLFVNGIPLQQNKRETLLSHFHKFGEVIDIHIPSNGERAFVQFSRREEAEAALMAPDAVMGNRFIKLFWANRDNIPVNGTISGYTVPPVVPRGMPVSSASRSETIAHGSDHPKSVINAPKPPPPSQKKLENLEVLKEELRKKQEMLDQKRNDFRRKLAKLEKQTTTLKGEIEPEQVAKKPKLGIVADSAKTETVLSSAGAESIGNGNKSSESSGPQRSKTTATVAQQESLVLKPSLRPLPPVGPSVVINRFKLDNRPTAFKITSTLPNDLANVAVLKEHFSQFGDLSKVEIDDPEPANSNNDPGTGKYSARVYFRTRHSAEKAFSSGKCWNGHDLQFSWFKSSNPGIDSESRLSATKGNVDASVGSENIEQKDINKEQVGPGESNNAS is encoded by the exons ATGGAGCTTGAAGCTTCAACTCAAGAACCGGCTAATTCACCTTCCATATCCGAAAGCAATCCCGACGAGAAAGAAATCAGTGACGATGACGACGACGATCGCAACCATAAACACCGTAGACGAGACGATGCAAGATCTCAATCACAAGAGAGAGAAGCTGTTGAACAAGTATATACTAAACCATATAGAAGAGGAAACAAACCATTTGAAAACGGGCATACTTACAGAGAATCAGGCTCTCAGTCCAATCATATGGATTTCAAGTTCGATAAACGAAGACCGTCGGATTTAAACTCGAGAATTAGGGGTAGAGGTAGAGGTAGGGACCCCGGTATTTGGAATCAACGCGATATTGCGTCTCAGATGGGTCCCGGTTTGTTCGGTGGGCGGGGTTTATCGACTGTTTCGAATGCGTACGGTACATCGTGGGGTGCGTTCGGGTTGGTTCCAGGGTTACCGAATGGTGGTATGGATCCACTACATCCTCTCGGTTTACAAGGAGCGTATAGATCTATTAATCCTTCTATGAACATGGGTTTGGGACTTAAACGTCAAAGGTGTAGAGATTTTGAGGAACAAGGGTTTTGTTTAAGAGGTGACATGTGTCCAATGGAGCATGGTGTTAACCGTATTGTTGTTGAAGATGTTCAG AGCCTTTCTCAGTTTAATCTACCGGTATCACTTCAAAATGCAAATATTCCCGGAGCTCCAGGTGGATCAGTAAATTCAGTTAAACCATCACATGGAAAAACAAACATACGTGGAGCGGGTCCCAACGCGGGCTTAAAGGATACATATATTGATCCTGCTGGCGGTGTTGGAGCTGACTTTTACGATCCCGATCAGCCTCTATGGGGGAACGATTCTCAATCATCACCTGCATTACAGCCGATAAATCAATCTAAGGGATCATCTGTTGATCATCGTGTGGGCCCGCTTGATGTCTCCGATGAACATGTGGCCAAGAGTGGCGGAACCGCTATTGGAAGAGTTAACAGTATAAAAAAGAAAACAGAATTGAGAGAAAATATGGTTTCTAAAGCAAATTCTTCGACTGAAAAACGCAACGATGCAAATTCGTCTCTGAAAACGCAAACTGGAAGTGGAAAAAATGTTCCGAAGCATTCTCAAAAGGCACAATGCACGTTGTTTGTGAACGGTATTCCACTCCAACAGAACAAACGAGAAACCCTACTTTCACATTTTCATAAATTCGGTGAAGTTATCGATATTCACATTCCTTCAAACGGTGAACGAGCTTTCGTTCAGTTTTCTAGACGAGAAGAAGCAGAAGCGGCTCTCATGGCACCTGATGCTGTAATGGGTAAtcgttttattaaattattttggGCCAACCGTGATAACATTCCAGTTAATGGAACAATCAGTGGCTACACTGTGCCACCTGTCGTTCCACGTGGCATGCCGGTTTCATCAGCATCACGTAGTGAGACAATTGCCCATGGTTCTGATCACCCGAAGTCCGTTATCAACGCCCCGAAACCACCTCCACCGTCACAAAAGAAGCTTGAGAATTTAGAGGTTTTGAAGGAGGAGCTTCGCAAAAAGCAAGAAATGCTTGATCAGAAGAGAAATGACTTTCGCCGCAAGTTAGCCAAACTTGAAAAACAA ACTACCACTCTAAAAGGCGAGATAGAACCTGAACAGGTGGCGAAAAAACCGAAACTAGGAATTGTAGCTGATTCTGCAAAAACTGAAACTGTTTTATCTTCAGCGGGAGCTGAATCGATAGGTAACGGGAACAAATCTTCGGAATCTTCTGGGCCACAAAGATCGAAAACAACGGCCACAGTTGCACAACAGGAATCGCTAGTGTTGAAACCGTCACTACGTCCATTGCCGCCTGTTGGTCCATCAGTTGTGATCAATCGATTCAAACTGGACAACCGTCCCACCGCGTTTAAGATCACTTCAACTCTGCCAAATGATCTTGCCAAT GTTGCAGTTTTAAAGGAACACTTTTCACAATTCGGGGATCTTTCTAAGGTGGAAATAGATGATCCGGAGCCTGCAAATAGCAATAACGATCCTGGAACCGGCAAATATTCAGCTCGCGTATATTTCAGAACCCGACATTCAGCTGAAAAAGCGTTTTCAAGTGGTAAATGCTGGAACGGTCACGACTTACAGTTTTCATGGTTTAAATCTAGTAACCCTGGTATAGATAGTGAAAGTCGTTTATCCGCCACAAAAGGAAATGTAGATGCTTCTGTTGGGTCTGAAAATATTGAACAAAAGGACATCAACAAAGAACAAGTGGGACCCGGTGAAAGTAATAACGCGAGCTAA